The DNA sequence CGGGAAGCTCCGAGGCAAAGCCACGCGCGGCAACCGGGTGGTGTTCGGCGAGTTCGGCCTGCAGGCGCTCCAGTGCGGGCGCATCACGGCCGAGCAGATCGAGGCCGGGCGCCTGGCCGTGACGCACTTCCTGCGCCACGAGGGCAAGCTGACGATCCGCATCTTCCCGCACAGGAACATGACGGCCCGGCCGGCCGAGACGCGCATGGGCAAGGGCAAGGGCGAACCGGCGCACTGGATCGCCGACGTCAAGCCCGGCACGATCCTCTTCGAGATCAGCGGCGTGCCCGAGGACCTTGCCGTGGCGGCCTTCTCGCGCGTTGCCCACAAGATGCCGATTCGGACCCGGCTGGCGCATCGGAGGGTGCACGTATGAAGGCGAAGGAACTGAGGGGACGCGACACGCAGGAGCTGCGTCGCGAACTGGAGCAGCTGCAGCGGGAGCTGTTCGACATCCGTTTCCAGTGGCAGGCCGAAGAGCGGCCGGACCGCAGCCGCCGGCGGAACCTGCGGCGGGACGTCGCCCGCTACAAGACCGTCCTGCGCGAGATGGAAGGCGCCCTGGACGAGACCCGGCAAGCCGGTGCGAGGACCGACCATGAGTGAACAGGCCAGGGGATATCGGAAGCGCCTCCAGGGCGTCGTCAAGAGCGACAAGATGGACAAGACCGTCACGGTCACCGTGGAGCGGCTGGTCAAGCACCCCCGCTTCAAGAAGTACGTGCGGCGCAAGAACACCTTCATGGCCCATGACCCCCAGCAGACGGCCCGCGAGGGCGACGTGGTCGAGATCGAGAGCACCCGGCCCCTGTCGCGTCACAAGCGGTGGCGCCTCGTGCGCGTTCTGGGGCGCGGCCTGGCCTCGCGCGCCGGCATCCGGCCGAGCGAGGAAGCCCAGAAGACAGATACCGACCTGACGGCATAGGACCGGCGCAGCGGAGAAGGCGTCCGATGATCAGCGAGCAGACAGTCCTGAACGTGGCCGACAACACCGGCGCCCGCGCCGTGCGGTGCTTCAAGGTGCTCGGCGGCAGCCGGCACACATACGCGAGTGTGGGTGACGTGGTCGTCGGGAGCGTCATCAAGGTGATCCCCGGCAGCGACGTCAAGCGCGGCGAGGTCGTCCGCGGCGTCATCGTGCGCACCAAGGCACCGGTACGGCGCGAGGA is a window from the Candidatus Brocadiaceae bacterium genome containing:
- the rplP gene encoding 50S ribosomal protein L16, with amino-acid sequence MALMPSRVKHRKFQRGKLRGKATRGNRVVFGEFGLQALQCGRITAEQIEAGRLAVTHFLRHEGKLTIRIFPHRNMTARPAETRMGKGKGEPAHWIADVKPGTILFEISGVPEDLAVAAFSRVAHKMPIRTRLAHRRVHV
- the rplN gene encoding 50S ribosomal protein L14; its protein translation is MISEQTVLNVADNTGARAVRCFKVLGGSRHTYASVGDVVVGSVIKVIPGSDVKRGEVVRGVIVRTKAPVRREDGSYVRFDSNAIVLLQPDGNPRGTRIFGAIPRELRYRNYMRIISLAAEVV
- the rpsQ gene encoding 30S ribosomal protein S17, giving the protein MSEQARGYRKRLQGVVKSDKMDKTVTVTVERLVKHPRFKKYVRRKNTFMAHDPQQTAREGDVVEIESTRPLSRHKRWRLVRVLGRGLASRAGIRPSEEAQKTDTDLTA
- the rpmC gene encoding 50S ribosomal protein L29 codes for the protein MKAKELRGRDTQELRRELEQLQRELFDIRFQWQAEERPDRSRRRNLRRDVARYKTVLREMEGALDETRQAGARTDHE